In Prochlorococcus marinus CUG1435, the genomic window AAAAAATCTTTTCTTTATTATTTGTAAATAATAACTTATATTAATTAATAAATAAAATTAATTGATTTAATAATTATTTTCATAAGATCATTTACATATATTTGACTGTTTTAGTAATCATTATCGGCTACACACATTCCTAAACATCTAACACCGTTTGATGAAGTCCTTTTGCAATGATTACATAAAATAGGATCTTTCTTTGAGTTAAGATTAATTTTTGCATTATTATGATCGTTTAAACTAATTAACTCTTGTGTTGAATCAAATAGAGCCATTCTTAGAATCACCATTAGATTCGATACTAACAACAAGTGAAGCATTTGTGTTGGAAGAGGGTAGATCCATGATTTTTACGGTTTCTTTGGGTTCATCAATAATTTGATTTTCTTCAGTACTTTCATCAACTGCACACGCTTCAAGAGCCTCTCGCAGTAATGAATCAAATGTAGCTCCAGGCAATCTATGTCTAGCAACCTCTAGAAAAGTTCTTGGTAACGATTCAGAAGCAGCATCTCTTAAGGCAGGATTATTCTTTCTATGTTCTTGTTCTTCTTCTATGGATTTAATAAACCTCAGTGTGACATCTCTTTTGGTAGAAGCTTTTATCAATGTATCGTTTTCAGGATTAATACTATTAGGCTCATTTTCAAGATCACTAAGCCTTTTTTCCAAACTATTTAAAACTTCATTAGCTTCTTTACTAATATGAGCTAGTTGACCATCAGACAAATTAGGTAAATCAGCGACAAAAACTTTCCCATGATCCCTTAGAGTTAAAAAAGTAGGTCTTGGACCTTGAGCCTGTCTACCATTAAATTCAGAATTATTAGCTATTGGTCGTTTTGGAGGAGTAGGGCCAGCTGAACTACGTCTACGTGTAATTCTTTGATTATTTGCAAAAGGCATTGAATAAAAGGTTAAATCTAAATACTTAAACTTCCGATATGATTCGGCTGTGATTTTATTATATTACACTTATCTTTTTCATTTGTGTATAAAAAATAATTTTTTAAAACTCATTTTAAAAAGTTGAAAGAAAAACTTAAGTTAATATTTCTGGCAAAAATTTACTAATTATTGAATCGTCTTTTCGAACTATCTTTCCAATCTCCCAACTATCTATATCATGATCTTTACAGATATTTAATATTGGATCCTTAAATTTTTTATCAATAATTAAACAAAATCCCACACCAAGATTAAAAGTATTCCAAAAATCTTTTTCAGGAATCGTTCCTTTCTCTTTTAAGAATTTAAATAAAATGGGTATATCCCAAGAATTGGTATCAATATAAGGAATAAAAACAGAAGGCATACATCTTGGTAGATTCTCTGGAATTCCTCCACCAGTAATATGAGACATTGCTTTAATTTCTATATTTTCTGATAAAATTTGGTTAATTATTTTATTGTAAATTTTTGTAGGTTTCAATAACTCATCATAAAAATTTAAGTGAGAAACTTTTTCAAATTCTTCATCTATTTGATTATTATTTTGAATTATTTTTCTTACTAAACTAAATCCGTTACTATGAACTCCATTACTTTTTAAAGCAATTATTAAGTCATTTTCAGATACTTTTTTACCATCAATAAGCTTATCCTCGTCAACTATTCCTACGCAAAATCCTGCAAGATCATACTTATTTTTTGAATAAAATCCTGGCATTTCAGCAGTTTCTCCACCGAGTAATGAACAGTTATTTTCTCCACAAGCATGTGCAATACCCTTTACAACATGCAATAATTGTCTCTTATCAAGCTTACCAGTAGCAATATAATCAAGAAAAAATAAAGGTTTTGCGCCGCTAGTAATAATATCATTCATGCACATAGCAACTAAATCTATACCAACCTCGAAGTGGAAGTTTTTACTTTGGGCTAATTCTAATTTTGTTCCAACACCATCAGTTCCTGAAACAAGAACTGGTTTTTTAAAAATATCGATTGGAATTCTAAACAAACCTCCGAACCCACCAATGCCCTCAATCACATTTGATGTATGAGTTCCTTCAACTGCCTGTTTAATTTCGGAAACAAATTCTCGCCCAGCTTCTATATCAACACCTGATGTTTTGTAATCCATTAAATAAAAATGATAGACTTTCCCTATATAGATATTCCTCTGAAGATTGCTTTTGTCCAGTAATTATTTATCAAATAGATTTATTTTTTAAAAACAAGTGAAGAAAGTTATCATAAGGAAAACTGAAGAAATAGAAAATTGGAGGAGAAATATAAATAGTGAAATTAACTTCATTCCAACAATGGGTAATCTTCATAATGGACATATAAAACTAATATCAACAGCAAAAAATGACAATTCTAATGTTAATTTAGTAAGTATTTTCATTAATCCACTTCAATTTGATAACAAGTTAGATTTAGAGAATTACCCTAAAACAATTGATAATGATATAAAAATCTCTTTTTCAAATGGCGCAGATGCCATCTTCATCCCAAGTAATGAAGATATATATCCACCGAATAATAAAAATATTAAATTCCTAAAAGCTCCCAAAGAATTATCTTCTGCATTATGTGGATTAAATCGAATTGGACATTTTGATGGCGTTTGTACAGTAGTTTATAGACTACTTAATCTCATCAAGCCAAAAAATCTTTACTTAGGAGAAAAAGATTGGCAACAACTTTTAATTTTAAAAAATCTTGTCCAAAGTAAAAAATTAAATGTTGCTATTAAATCTATTGCTACACAAAGAGATTTTGATGGGATTCCTTTAAGTTCACGAAATGTACATTTATCAAAAAACGAAAGAAAATTGATTAGTTTTTTTTCAAGTGAGTTGTTAGAGGCAAAAAAAATTTTTCAAAAAGAAAAAAAGATTAATTTAAACGAAATAATTAAAAAGCTATCAGCAAAAAAAATTACAATTGAATATTTGGAACATTTACATCCTCATACACTCCAAAAAGCAAGACTTGAGGATAATATTTCGTTACTTGCTGGTGCGGTAAGATGTAGAGAAACAAGATTAATTGATCACGTTTTTCTAATGAAAAGAAGACCAATTATTGCAATTGATGGTCCTGCAGGATCAGGTAAAAGTACTGTAACAAAGTTAATAGCGAAGAAACTTAAACTTTTATATTTAGACACTGGAGCAATGTATAGGGCATTGAGTTGGCTTATGATAAAAAAAAGTATTGATTATAAAAAAGAAAAAAAATTACAGAATATTCTTAAAGATATATCTATTGTTTTCAAGTCAAATACAAATTCACATCAGGATGTTTTTATTAATAACTACTGTGTTACTGAAGAAATTAGATCACAAGAGATAAGTTCCATTGTTTCTCAAATTTCTTCAATAAAAGAAGTAAGAAAATTCTTAGTAGAAGAACAAAGAAAAATTGGAGAATCAGGCGGGCTCGTGGCTGAGGGAAGAGATATAGGAACTACTGTTTTTCCTAATGCAGAACTTAAAATATTTTTAACTGCTAGCATCGATGAAAGGGCCAAAAGAAGGAAATCTGACGAACAAAGTAAAGACTCACAAGAAATAGATCTTGATACCTTAAAGCAACTTATCAAGAAAAGAGATTTTGAAGATTCCAATAGGGAAATTTCACCTCTAATAAAAGCTAATGATGCAATAGAAATTATTACGGATAGATATTCCATTAATGAGGTAGTAGATAAAATTATTGATCTTTATAATGACAAGATTCCTAAAGAGGCTTAGATCAAATAAATTCAAGAAATACTTCCCAAAAAACCGTTTACAGAGTCTTCTAAAATATCAAGGACATAGTCAAAGCCCTCATCACCTCCAAAATACGGGTCAGGAACTTCTTGCTCATGAAAAACTGATCTAAAATCTTGTATTTTTTTAATTGATGCAAAATCAGTTGAAGCTGTTCTATTTTTAAGATCATGTATATTTCTAAAATTTGAGTTATCCATAGCAAGAATATAGTTAAATTCGTCAAAATCTTTGCTAGTAATTTGACGAGCCCTGCTTAAGATATTTATATCTCTTCTTTCTGCCGCAATTCTCATCCTAGAGTCAGCTTTTTTCCCAATATGCCAACTCCCAGTTCCAGCAGAATCTACAATAAAGCTATCGGTTAATCCTTTCTTTTCAAGTAGACTTATAAAGATAGCTTCTGCTGCAGGAGACCTACAAATATTTCCCAAACATACAAAAAGAACAGAGATTTTTTTCATATGATTTCAAATTCCAATAAATTATAAGACTTTTAAGTAGTAAATAAAACTTCTTTAATTAAAGATTCAGTAAATTCTTTACCAAACAAACTCGACAACATTGGTCTCGCTGGATCATTATCTCTTCTATATTTTAAATAATTATTTTGACCATTTATTAATTCTTTTTGCAGTTCCATATTGGCTTCTTTGCTCTCGAAAAGAATTTCCAAATACAAATTAAGATATTCCTTAAATGAGGCATAAAGCTGATTAGCTATTAAAAAATCACTTCTTTCTTCTTTTGGTAATTTTGACCAGATTACTCCTGGAGAAAAAAATCTAGCTACATCACCAGACATTGTCTCAGCTAAAGGGAGTGATGAATGACAACGAGTTTTAAGTTCTATCAATTTTTTTAATAATTTATTACTATACTGATTTTCTATTTTTAATGAAGGCTGAAAGTCTAATACTAATAAATGACTATTAGGTAGAGAAACAAAATCTACTCCAAAAAATGGGACGTTATAAATAGTATTAGGAATAATTAAAAAATTCAAAACAGAATAATTTGGACTATTAATACATACTGCTCTTGCGAATTTAATTCTTTTTTTATGCGATACACCCCAAGTAAAGAGATTCACATTTTTTTTTGATTTTTTTGAACCATAAGTTGAATCTTTATAAGAATATTCCGAGGGTATTATTTTTTCTAAACAGTTATATTTACTTAAATTATTAGTTAAATATTTTAGAAAATTATGCCATCTCCAAGCTGGCCTATAAAAAATCGTATCTTGTATTAACATTCAATGAATAATCTCATTATTTAATGTGAAAAGAAATTTATTAATAAATTTTTTTGTCCATTTTTCTCCAAAAAAAGATTTAAACAATTTATCTGCAGGGTCTTTTTCAAAACTGTACTTATCATATTTAATTTGATTAATCTTTATTTCTTCTGTATTTAAAAATTCATTTACTGGATTGGATTTATAAATATTCAAATAATTATTTACAAATGAATGGAATATATTATTTAAATCTCTATCAAGATTTAATTTATTTCCTCTACATAAAATCACCCATGGTGAGAAATACTTTTTTGAATCATATATATTCTTCATTTTATTATTATCAAATGCAGAATATTTTTTCTTAATACTACCTAAACTTGAACAATATTTTTCAAGATACTTGCCCTGTTGAATTAAAGGTTGATAATCAAGTATTACTAATAACTTTTGAGAAGTTCCAAACCATAAAATATCAGCTCCTAAAATAGGCATTTCACTATCAAAGTTTGGATAGGCTACCGTATTTAATACTTGTAGTTTTTTGCCACCATCTAATCTTGTTATTCGCCACTTTCTATATTCGGGAGATGAAAAAAGCCAATTTTTAATAATATATTTTGCGTCTTCATTTTTATGTTCTTTGAATTCGCTAGATATTTGTACTTCATAACCATTTAATTCATCAATCTTGGTTTTAAGGAAATCAACTAATGAATCAAACATAAATTACTAAGTCTCGGTGCTTCCTTTCCTTACTTTTTTTGTAATGTAATTAAATACAATCTTCCCCAAAACAGCAATCAAGTTACCTTCAAGCTCCTTAAACATTTTCATATTGTAGGTAAAAGCTTGATTAGCTTCATCAATAATTTGATCAGCAGTCTTTTGATTTATTGGAAGTTGATTTAAAGTAAGGGAATATTCTTCCTTGAATTTCTTTTCATCAGCAATTAATTCAAACTCATAAAAATTTAAACCATCATTTCCCTGCAAATTTAATGCTTTTTTTGCGATCCTTTTCAAAATTTGTCCCCCAGATAAATCTCCTATGTAGCGTGTGTAGTGGTGACCAACCAATAGCTCTGGTGAATTTTTTGCCACCTCTCGGATTCTTTCAACATATTCTTTTGCTGAGTGAGAGATATTAATTTCGTTCTTCCAGTTTTCACCATAATAAAATTTAAGATCATTTATAAGAGTTTCTTTCCTGAATAATGATTTAAAACCTATAGGTTTTATTACCGGATGTTCCTCGTTGACCAGTCTTTCAATTTCTTCTTCCATAGCCTCATAAACAAAATATAAATCACTAATTAATTTTCTATAAGATTTTTTTTCAACAACTCCTTTTAAAAAACAAGCTACAAAGCCAGTATTTTCTGCCATAGTGTGGGATTTTTTTGTCCCTTCTCTTAATTGTCCTGCAAGAGCGACTGCCATATATTTTGAATTATTTTTGTAAGTGTATTTAATCTACAAGGAAAATACGTAAAACAGCTAATTTTTGTTACCAGCGGATGTTGTAGAGAATAACTTATAAAGTTCTTTACAAACCAAAAAAAGGTTATCTTTTTGTTCCTTTTGCGGTAGATGAGTGCCAGTCATTTCCCAATCACCGATGGTAGCCACTCTCCATCTCTCGGATGGGACAATCATACCTCGCATTATTATTCCCAACAATTTCGGAACTCTGTCATTATTATCATTATCAATTCTTAATTGTAAGAGTATTGCTCTACATTCAATAAGAGGACTCCAACCAGGAAAATGAAACGCAAAATCAATAGTATCTTGCATGGATTCATTATTTGAATTGTCCCAGGGACTAAAGTTTACGCTTGCATCTGGAAAATATTTCCTAAACAAAGCTGCAGTAGAAGCAATTTTATTAGCTATTTCAACATTTCTTACATTTGAACTCGCATTCATAAATAGCTGAGTGTTTTTTTGAAAATGACATAATTTGCTTTAACTTGCATATTAACTACTTTTTCTTTTAATAAAGATGTTGAAATGCTGATCAATAAAGTATTCCCTATTCACATTTGAATAATAAATTTCTAGGTTTTAAAGAAAATAACTCATCGCAAATTACAATACGGGGAACTTCAATGAGTTATCTTTTATTAATTCAATGCTATGCCAAAATTTGAAAAATTAATTTTACCTAATGAAGGCGAGATAATAACTTTTAATCAAGGCAATCCTAGTGTTCCTAATAATCCAATTGTCCCATTTATTAGGGGTGATGGTACTGGAGTTGATATTTGGCCTGCTACTCAAATCGTTCTTGATTCAGCGATTAAAAAAAGTTATGGAGATGAAAGAAAAATTAATTGGTTTAAAGTCTATGCAGGCGATGAAGCTTGCGAACTTTATGGAACATATAACTATCTACCTCAAGATACTATTGAAGCAATCAAACACTTTGGTGTAGCCATCAAAGGTCCTTTAACGACTCCCATCGGTGGAGGTATTAGATCTCTTAATGTTGCATTAAGGCAAATCTTTGATTTATATAGCTGTGTTAGACCATGTAAATATTATTCAGGAACTCCAAGCCCTCATAAAAATCCCCAAAATTTAGACGTTATTGTTTACAGAGAAAATACTGAGGATATCTATATGGGAATTGAATGGGAAGCGGAGGATAATAATTGTCTTGAATTAATTAATCACTTAAATAATGTTGTCATACCAAAAAGTAAAAATTTAAAAAATAGATCCATACCAAACGGATCAGGTATTGGAATAAAACCGGTGAGTAAATCTGGTAGCCAAAGGCATATTAGAAAAGCAATTGAACATGCTAAAAGATTATCAGGAAATAAAAGGCATGTGACTCTTGTACATAAAGGGAATATCATGAAATATACAGAAGGTGCATTTAGAGATTGGGGATATGAATTAGCAGTAAATGAATTTAGAGAAGATTGCATTACGGAAAGAGAGAGCTGGATTTTAGATAATATTCAGAAAAACCCAGAAATTACAATTGAAAATAATGCTCGAAAAATTGAACCAGGTTTTGACAAGCTTACAAATAACAAAAAAGCATTCATTTGCGAAGAAATTAAAGAAGTTATTGCATCAATATCAAATTCCCACGGAGATGGGAAATGGAGAGAACTTATTCTTGTTGATGATCGGATAGCTGATAGTATTTTCCAACAAATTCAAACTCGACCTCAAGAATATTCAATTCTTGCAACATTAAACCTTAATGGGGACTATGTTTCTGATGCAGCTGCAGCAATTGTTGGAGGCCTAGGTATGGCTCCCGGTGCGAATATTGGCGATAATGCAGCAATTTTCGAAGCTACACACGGTACCGCTCCAAAACATGCTGGCTTAAACAAGATTAATCCAGGCTCAGTAATTCTTAGTGGTGTAATGATGCTTGAATATTTTGGTTGGGATGAAGCAGCTAACTTGATTACTAACGGTTTAAGTAAGGCAATAGAACAAAAAAAGGTCACCTATGATCTCGCACGCTTAATGGAACCAAAAGTAGAACCCTTATCCTGCAGCAGTTTTGCTGCAGAAATTATATCAAATTTCTAATTGTAAAAATTATTTTTATTTTCAAAAACTTTCCAAATATTAACCAGTGAATCTTTAGTGCCAATGTTTCCAGGATGAGTAACAATTGGAAGTTTTGCGCCATTTTTTAGTTTGTAAGTCACCACTGAAATGCCTGTTAAAAGCTGTCCTTCAAGATAAACATAATCCGCATTAAGTCCTTTACTAAGAATCAAATTTGTTGTTATTCCACCTTTTGAAATCAAATATCCTATTTCATACTTCAAATCTGCGACTAATTCAGCAATAAAACAAGCAAGTAAATTATAAAAATTAAATAGTTCAGAAGAATCTAAAGACATAAATTTTCTTGAAGTAAACAAAACAGGAGTTTTTCCTTTCTCAAAAGAAAATCTAATTTCTTTCAAAAATTTATTTTTAAACAAATTCCTTCGCTTCTGATTATTATCGGATGAAATAATTTTC contains:
- a CDS encoding 15,16-dihydrobiliverdin:ferredoxin oxidoreductase, whose protein sequence is MFDSLVDFLKTKIDELNGYEVQISSEFKEHKNEDAKYIIKNWLFSSPEYRKWRITRLDGGKKLQVLNTVAYPNFDSEMPILGADILWFGTSQKLLVILDYQPLIQQGKYLEKYCSSLGSIKKKYSAFDNNKMKNIYDSKKYFSPWVILCRGNKLNLDRDLNNIFHSFVNNYLNIYKSNPVNEFLNTEEIKINQIKYDKYSFEKDPADKLFKSFFGEKWTKKFINKFLFTLNNEIIH
- a CDS encoding phycoerythrobilin:ferredoxin oxidoreductase, coding for MLIQDTIFYRPAWRWHNFLKYLTNNLSKYNCLEKIIPSEYSYKDSTYGSKKSKKNVNLFTWGVSHKKRIKFARAVCINSPNYSVLNFLIIPNTIYNVPFFGVDFVSLPNSHLLVLDFQPSLKIENQYSNKLLKKLIELKTRCHSSLPLAETMSGDVARFFSPGVIWSKLPKEERSDFLIANQLYASFKEYLNLYLEILFESKEANMELQKELINGQNNYLKYRRDNDPARPMLSSLFGKEFTESLIKEVLFTT
- a CDS encoding low molecular weight phosphotyrosine protein phosphatase; the protein is MKKISVLFVCLGNICRSPAAEAIFISLLEKKGLTDSFIVDSAGTGSWHIGKKADSRMRIAAERRDINILSRARQITSKDFDEFNYILAMDNSNFRNIHDLKNRTASTDFASIKKIQDFRSVFHEQEVPDPYFGGDEGFDYVLDILEDSVNGFLGSIS
- a CDS encoding histidine phosphotransferase, whose product is MPFANNQRITRRRSSAGPTPPKRPIANNSEFNGRQAQGPRPTFLTLRDHGKVFVADLPNLSDGQLAHISKEANEVLNSLEKRLSDLENEPNSINPENDTLIKASTKRDVTLRFIKSIEEEQEHRKNNPALRDAASESLPRTFLEVARHRLPGATFDSLLREALEACAVDESTEENQIIDEPKETVKIMDLPSSNTNASLVVSIESNGDSKNGSI
- a CDS encoding bifunctional pantoate--beta-alanine ligase/(d)CMP kinase, whose amino-acid sequence is MKKVIIRKTEEIENWRRNINSEINFIPTMGNLHNGHIKLISTAKNDNSNVNLVSIFINPLQFDNKLDLENYPKTIDNDIKISFSNGADAIFIPSNEDIYPPNNKNIKFLKAPKELSSALCGLNRIGHFDGVCTVVYRLLNLIKPKNLYLGEKDWQQLLILKNLVQSKKLNVAIKSIATQRDFDGIPLSSRNVHLSKNERKLISFFSSELLEAKKIFQKEKKINLNEIIKKLSAKKITIEYLEHLHPHTLQKARLEDNISLLAGAVRCRETRLIDHVFLMKRRPIIAIDGPAGSGKSTVTKLIAKKLKLLYLDTGAMYRALSWLMIKKSIDYKKEKKLQNILKDISIVFKSNTNSHQDVFINNYCVTEEIRSQEISSIVSQISSIKEVRKFLVEEQRKIGESGGLVAEGRDIGTTVFPNAELKIFLTASIDERAKRRKSDEQSKDSQEIDLDTLKQLIKKRDFEDSNREISPLIKANDAIEIITDRYSINEVVDKIIDLYNDKIPKEA
- a CDS encoding phosphoribosylformylglycinamidine cyclo-ligase encodes the protein MDYKTSGVDIEAGREFVSEIKQAVEGTHTSNVIEGIGGFGGLFRIPIDIFKKPVLVSGTDGVGTKLELAQSKNFHFEVGIDLVAMCMNDIITSGAKPLFFLDYIATGKLDKRQLLHVVKGIAHACGENNCSLLGGETAEMPGFYSKNKYDLAGFCVGIVDEDKLIDGKKVSENDLIIALKSNGVHSNGFSLVRKIIQNNNQIDEEFEKVSHLNFYDELLKPTKIYNKIINQILSENIEIKAMSHITGGGIPENLPRCMPSVFIPYIDTNSWDIPILFKFLKEKGTIPEKDFWNTFNLGVGFCLIIDKKFKDPILNICKDHDIDSWEIGKIVRKDDSIISKFLPEILT
- a CDS encoding NADP-dependent isocitrate dehydrogenase; the protein is MPKFEKLILPNEGEIITFNQGNPSVPNNPIVPFIRGDGTGVDIWPATQIVLDSAIKKSYGDERKINWFKVYAGDEACELYGTYNYLPQDTIEAIKHFGVAIKGPLTTPIGGGIRSLNVALRQIFDLYSCVRPCKYYSGTPSPHKNPQNLDVIVYRENTEDIYMGIEWEAEDNNCLELINHLNNVVIPKSKNLKNRSIPNGSGIGIKPVSKSGSQRHIRKAIEHAKRLSGNKRHVTLVHKGNIMKYTEGAFRDWGYELAVNEFREDCITERESWILDNIQKNPEITIENNARKIEPGFDKLTNNKKAFICEEIKEVIASISNSHGDGKWRELILVDDRIADSIFQQIQTRPQEYSILATLNLNGDYVSDAAAAIVGGLGMAPGANIGDNAAIFEATHGTAPKHAGLNKINPGSVILSGVMMLEYFGWDEAANLITNGLSKAIEQKKVTYDLARLMEPKVEPLSCSSFAAEIISNF
- a CDS encoding heme oxygenase (biliverdin-producing) gives rise to the protein MAVALAGQLREGTKKSHTMAENTGFVACFLKGVVEKKSYRKLISDLYFVYEAMEEEIERLVNEEHPVIKPIGFKSLFRKETLINDLKFYYGENWKNEINISHSAKEYVERIREVAKNSPELLVGHHYTRYIGDLSGGQILKRIAKKALNLQGNDGLNFYEFELIADEKKFKEEYSLTLNQLPINQKTADQIIDEANQAFTYNMKMFKELEGNLIAVLGKIVFNYITKKVRKGSTET